The Vigna unguiculata cultivar IT97K-499-35 chromosome 11, ASM411807v1, whole genome shotgun sequence genomic sequence GCTTTCCATTTTCACTGGCCTCATGCTCTGGAATTACATCCAACATCCCCTTCTTTGCATGCTTTTTCTGAGAAAGCTGCAAGGATTTTGTTAAGATAATTGGAGTACCCAAGAAGGAGCCTGTGATGTAGACCTCAATTGATGGGAGAGTTGAGTCTGGTGATGGCAACTGTTTCCCCTTAAAGAAGCTGGTGCCTGGAACTATGTATGACTCACAGTTCATGCTCCACCTATGTCCATTATAACTTGATTCCCTAACAACACCATTGGTATTCCACAATTCCAAGACACCAGAAAGCAGCAGAACATCTCTATCAAACACTTCAAACTTCACACTCCCACTCATCCTTATGCTATCGGTGCTTACAAAAGTCACTTCTTCAGATTTTCTATCGACCCTGTCTCTTTTGAGAAGTGTTGACATGCCATCAGAATATATGCTAGTTCGAACACCATTAACTTCAAGAAGAGTGTTGGGATTCAAAGGAACATGGTTCAATGTAAGAAACCCAGGAGTGGAATCATCAACCTCACACTTGCACACTCTTACATAGAATACCTTTATGTCCAGCCAAGGTAATGACCCCTTCAAGGAGGGTTGATAAGAGTGCCTCGCAATAGAGTATCCATCCTCAGTTGATCCATTTCCGTTAGCCATAGAAGAATTCTCCATAGCCAGACAGTCTAATTCTCCTCCTCAATCAGATTCTTACATTCCCATTGGAACAATAACTTGTGTCAACACTAATCCACAGGAAGCACAGACGCCAGCAGCAAGAAGTGAATTCAGTTCAGTTTCATTCACAGAAGAAAAATCTGGACATAGGAGGACAAAAAAGACAACCATTTATACATCAGCATGACAAAGGGAAAGGGGATTAAATCTAAAAACAAAGAACGTACCAACCCCCATTAACCTTATGCGACATCTAGATTTGTAAATGAAACAAagcaaaagaaataataaactGATAATAAAGTATAAAAGCAAACTAATACTAAAATGAAACAAGCATGGCTCCACTTAACACAAGACGCAGAACCCAGTTGAGAGATAAAGAAGATGACAGCAACCCACACCAAATCAGATAAGATAACCGCAAAAAGAAATGGATTGAGAAACCGATATAGTAGATGAATCGAAGAAACAAAGAACAATAAAATGAATGGTAAAGGTTCAAGGTCCGAACCTGAAgaaagaataaacaaaaaaagagGATAAGAGGGAGTGAAGGAGATAAATCAATAAACTCCTCGAATATGTACAAATTCGGTGGCTAAATCAGCAGAAAACAGTGTCTCTTTCTATAATCCCGTTGATACCCATTTTTATCGAACAGTGAATTATACCACAACGAAGACAATCCACCAATTTGCCGGAGTAAAACGAGAAATTGAAAGTGTTTAACCACACACGTACAGTGAAACAAAGAGGAAGAAACGGATCACACACAAAAATCCCAAAAGGAAATTAATCTCCTTTCTGTAGAATTAGACAGAATAGCCGGCAAAAGACGACAGAGAAACACGACAAAAGCATCCCTAGCAGGAACCACGCATTGGTGCGAATACATCACCAAAACCGGAAACGCATTATTTAACACCCAACTAACCACATCACAACGCACTCaccaaaggaaaaagaaaggaattGGTAATGGAGCAAAGGAAAGAAAGCTTTTTGGCTCACACCCAGAATCGGTGGCGGAGGATCTATCCGAGGAAGGAGATCAGACCCAAGTCCTCAAAACAAAGATTCTTCTTTGTTTGGTTGAACATGACAGGATGAATCCAGATTATAGGGAAATATGGGAAGAATCCagatttcataattttttttttttggtatttggaAGTGAtggatataaaataaaaattgttattttaatggAGGAAGTGGGGTCCTTGGGTATCTGATATTCTCAAGATCTTATCCACGGAAAATACATACATAGACACAGGGAGAGGAAGAAGAGAGAATGTATTGTATGAAGTTTTAAGGGTTGGTGTGTGGGTGAATTGAAAAAGACGTGAATTCTGATCTGTTTGTGTTTCTCAAACCTCTCGTCCTAATCGCTGTTCAGAGATGGATTTGGATGGATACCTTGCAAAGTTAGAATTGCTAACTAAACAAACACGCTTTCcgtttgtttttaattttcattaaacaGGTCAAACTTCGTCTAAATAAGCTTATTACAGGTGTCTAATTTACCCTTCAttgtcataaataaataaataaataaattatttacattttaaaaacaattaccAATAAATTAATcgtcattaataaataaaaaacaattacaatCTAAACTTCCAAAAGGAAATAAAGCAGGTAGAAGTTAGCCGTTTTATACGAAAATAAAGTTGAGGCGATTTTCGTTCGCTAGAGTGTGAATTATATCACGAATGATTAGTCATTTGTTTGACGacataaagaaaatgaaaaagttgaaattaaagatgtttttgttttaaaagtcATTTGTTCTaatcaaatacaaattattGCTATTCGTGTCTttctttttgctttattttatttttccttttcactgTAAGAGACAAAAGTGTATCATAATCTACTACTGTACATAAACTTTAATCCATTGTCCAAGGGTAAAATAAGTTTTGATTTTAACCTTATTTACTCAATATTTGATAAAtgtattaatttagttttcatgATCACTCTCagttttgttattaaatataagtattttaagatgattatatgtaaataatattaacttaaGAGTTAAATTCCTatgattaaaaaacatatttattaaatatttagtattaaaatactagaaaaaaattaaaaatactacttttaacctaataatttgaatttttttaaaacggacTTAGGTTTGTGCGTATCTTTTTTCTGGTCTtcgttatgtttttttttttttttttttatcgttttGGTTTCGTTTTAGACAACTACATAATAAAACTCGTGGAGAAGACCAATCTTTCTCCGTGCGTTGTTTAACAAACATCTAATAAAAGAAACACTTTCGTTACCCTACATCTGTTTTGAGGCGGACGTGAACAAAATGGTAAACTAACACTCACTCATactaatagttaaaaataaattaaattgcaCCATTTGTTAGAAagaaataacaatatt encodes the following:
- the LOC114169529 gene encoding uncharacterized protein At1g01500-like, translated to MENSSMANGNGSTEDGYSIARHSYQPSLKGSLPWLDIKVFYVRVCKCEVDDSTPGFLTLNHVPLNPNTLLEVNGVRTSIYSDGMSTLLKRDRVDRKSEEVTFVSTDSIRMSGSVKFEVFDRDVLLLSGVLELWNTNGVVRESSYNGHRWSMNCESYIVPGTSFFKGKQLPSPDSTLPSIEVYITGSFLGTPIILTKSLQLSQKKHAKKGMLDVIPEHEASENGKHPSSALVFEAPDYLCDKYEDEDYSSLYSRTTTYGDGEDGELSWFNAGVRVGVGIGLSVCLGIGIGVGLLVKTYQGTTSHFRRRLF